In Lutra lutra chromosome 6, mLutLut1.2, whole genome shotgun sequence, the following are encoded in one genomic region:
- the MDGA1 gene encoding MAM domain-containing glycosylphosphatidylinositol anchor protein 1 isoform X3: protein MSLGHMDPHQSTLVCSPAQAQIVHAGQACVVKEDNISERVYTIREGDTLVLQCLVTGHPRPQVRWTKTAGSASDKFQETSVFNETLRIERIARTQGGRYYCKAENGVGVPAIKSIRVDVQYLDEPVLTVHQTVSDVRGNFYQEKTVFLRCTVNSNPPARFIWKRGSDTLSHSQDNGVDIYEPLYTQGETKVLKLKNLRPQDYASYTCQVSVRNVCGIPDKAITFRLTNTTAPPALKLSVNETLVVNPGENVTVQCLLTGGDPLPQLQWSHGPGPLPLGALAQSGTLSIPSVQARDSGYYNCTATNNVGNPAKKTVNLLVRSMKNATFQITPDVIKESENIQLGQDLKLSCHVDAVPQEKVTYQWFKNGKPARMSKRLLVTRNDPELPAVTSSLELIDLHFSDYGTYLCMASFPGAPVPDLSIEVNISSETVPPTISVPKGRAVVTVREGSPAELQCEVRGKPRPPVLWSRVDKEAALLPSGLPLEETPDGKLRLEHVSRDMSGTYRCQTARYNGFNVRPREAQVQLNVQFPPEVEPSSQDVRQALGRPVLLRCSLLRGSPQRIASAVWRFKGQLLPPPPAVPVAAEAPDHSELRLDAVTRDSSGSYECSISNDVGSATCLFQVSAKAYSPEFYFDTPNPTRSHKLSKNYSYVLQWTQREPDAVDPLLNYRLSVRQLNQHNAMVKAIPVRRVEKGQLLEYILTDLRVPHSYEVRLTPYTTFGAGDMASRIIHYTEPVNSPNLSDNTCHFEDEKICGYTQDLTDNFDWTRQNALTQNPKRSPNTGPPTDISGTPEGYYMFIETSRPRELGDRARLVSPLYNASAKFYCVSFFYHMYGKHIGSLNLLVRSRNKGALDTHAWSLSGNKGNVWQQAHVPINPSGPFQIIFEGVRGSGYLGDIAIDDVTLKKGECPRKQMDPNKVVVMPGSGAPRQPHPQLWGPMVIFLLALQR from the exons CTCCCGCCCAGGCTCAAATTGTCCACGCAGGCCAGGCATGTGTGGTGAAGGAGGACAACATCAGTGAGCGTGTCTACACCATCCGGGAGGGGGACACCCTCGTGCTGCAGTGCCTTGTCACTGGGCACCCTCGGCCCCAG GTGCGCTGGACGAAGACCGCTGGCAGTGCCTCGGACAAGTTCCAGGAGACGTCGGTGTTCAACGAGACGCTGCGCATTGAGCGCATTGCGCGCACGCAGGGCGGCCGCTACTACTGCAAGGCCGAGAATGGCGTGGGCGTGCCTGCCATCAAATCTATCCGCGTGGATGTGCAGT ACCTGGATGAGCCCGTGCTGACGGTGCACCAGACAGTGAGCGATGTTCGAGGCAACTTCTACCAGGAGAAGACGGTGTTCCTGCGCTGTACTGTCAACTCCAACCCACCTGCCCGCTTCATCTGGAAGCGGGGCTCTGACACCCTGTCTCACAGCCAGGACAATGGGGTCGACATCTATGAGCCCCTCTACACCCAG GGGGAGACCAAGGTCCTGAAGCTGAAGAACCTGCGGCCCCAGGACTACGCCAGCTACACCTGCCAGGTGTCTGTACGCAACGTGTGTGGCATCCCGGACAAGGCCATCACCTTCCGGCTCACCAACACCACGG CACCACCAGCCCTGAAGCTGTCTGTGAATGAAACTCTGGTGGTAAACCCGGGGGAGAATGTGACCGTACAGTGTCTGCTGACAGGCGGTGATCCCTTACCCCAGCTGCAGTGGTCCCATGGGCCGGGCCCGCTGCCCCTGGGCGCTCTGGCCCAGAGTGGCACCCTCAGCATCCCTTCAGTGCAGGCCCGGGACTCTGGCTACTACAACTGCACAGCCACCAACAATGTGGGCAACCCTGCCAAGAAGACGGTCAACCTGCTGGTGCGAT CCATGAAGAACGCTACATTCCAGATTACCCCAGATGTGATCAAAGAGAGTGAGAACATACAGCTGGGCCAGGACCTGAAGCTGTCATGCCACGTGGATGCGGTACCCCAGGAGAAGGTGACCTACCAGTGGTTCAAGAACGGCAAGCCGGCACGCATGTCCAAGAGGCTGCTGGTGACCCGAAATGACCCTGAGTTGCCTGCGGTCACGAGCAGCCTAGAGCTCATTGACCTGCACTTCAGCGACTATGGCACCTACCTGTGCATGGCTTCCTTCCCAGGGGCACCCGTGCCTGACCTGAGCATCGAGGTCAACATCTCCTCTGAGACAG TGCCTCCCACCATCAGCGTGCCCAAGGGAAGGGCCGTGGTCACAGTGCGGGAGGGCTCGCCCGCTGAGCTGCAGTGCGAGGTTCGAGGCAAGCCGCGGCCGCCGGTGCTCTGGTCCCGCGTGGACAAGGAGGCTGCGCTGCTGCCCTCGGGGCTGCCACTGGAGGAAACCCCGGACGGGAAGCTGCGGCTGGAGCACGTGAGCCGCGACATGAGTGGGACCTACCGCTGCCAGACGGCTCGGTATAATGGTTTCAACGTGCGCCCCCGCGAGGCCCAGGTGCAGCTGAACGTGCAGT tccCGCCGGAGGTGGAGCCCAGCTCCCAGGATGTGCGCCAAGCGCTGGGCCGGCCGGTGCTGCTGCGCTGCTCGCTGCTGCGGGGCAGCCCCCAGCGTATCGCCTCGGCCGTGTGGCGCTTCAAAGGGCAGCTGCTGCCTCCGCCGCCTGCTGTCCCCGTCGCCGCCGAGGCCCCCGACCACTCTGAACTGCGCCTCGACGCCGTCACCCGCGACAGCAGCGGCAGCTACGAATGCAGCATCTCGAACGACGTGGGCTCTGCTACCTGCCTCTTTCAGGTCTCGG CCAAAGCCTACAGCCCGGAGTTTTACTTcgacacccccaaccccacccgcAGCCACAAGCTGTCCAAGAACTACTCTTATGTGCTGCAGTGGACCCAGAGGGAACCCGATGCTGTGGACCCCCTGCTCAACTACAGACTCAGTGTCCGCCAG CTGAATCAGCACAATGCCATGGTGAAGGCCATCCCAGTGAGGCGCGTGGAGAAGGGGCAGCTGCTGGAGTACATCCTGACTGACCTCCGTGTGCCCCACAGCTACGAGGTCCGCCTCACGCCCTATACCACCTTCGGGGCTGGGGACATGGCCTCCCGCATCATTCACTACACAGAGC CCGTCAACTCTCCCAACCTGTCAG ACAACACCTGCCACTTTGAAGATGAGAAGATCTGTGGCTACACCCAGGACCTGACAGACAACTTTGACTGGACACGGCAGAATGCCCTCACCCAGAATCCCAAGCGCTCCCCCAACACTGGTCCCCCCACTGACATCAGTGGCACCCCTGAGG GCTACTATATGTTCATCGAGACATCAAGGCCCCGGGAGCTGGGGGACCGAGCCCGTTTGGTGAGTCCCTTGTACAATGCCAGTGCTAAGTTCTACTGCGTCTCCTTTTTCTACCACATGTACGGGAAGCACATCG GCTCCCTCAACCTCTTGGTGCGGTCCCGGAACAAAGGGGCCCTGGACACACACGCTTGGTCTCTCAGTGGCAATAAGGGCAACGTGTGGCAGCAGGCGCACGTGCCCATCAACCCCAGCGGGCCCTTCCAG ATTATTTTTGAGGGGGTTCGAGGCTCTGGCTACCTGGGGGATATTGCCATAGATGATGTCACACTGAAGAAGGGAGAGTGTCCCCGGAAGCAGATGGATCCCAATAAAG TGGTGGTGATGCCGGGCAGTGGAGCCCCCCGCCAGCCCCACCCACAGCTCTGGGGGCCCATGGTCATCTTCCTCTTGGCATTGCAGAGATGA